The genome window CGCGCAAACTTCGCATTTCGTCCATCCTTCTTTAAAAACAGTTGAGCACTCCTCACAAACTTTCTTCTGCGTCTGTCTTCTGGAACTTCTGCGCACAAAGTGCGGTTCAGCATCCTTTGCTTTGGCTTTCTTCCCGGCTTTACCGGCCTTTGAACTCTTACCGGTAACCGGCTGTTCTTTCTCTGCTTCCTTATCATTGTCCACCGGTTCTTTCCCTGGTTCAATATTATTGACTGATGGTTCTGTTTCTACAGGTTCTTCAGTTGCATTCGCCTTTTCATCCTTGTTACCACTGTCCGAGTCTGATAGTTCTTTTACTGGTTCATTATTATTAACTAACGGTTCTTTTTCTACAGGTTCTTCTGTTACGCTATCCTTGTCATCCTCCTTTTCGGGAATTTCTTCAATAATATCTGCGTCAACATCTTCCTTCGATTCATTATCCATAATTTCTTCATCCTCCTGGGTAGCATCGACAGCCTCTGAATTAGCACCATTTTGTGATGACGACTCGTCATTTTGTGACGACTCCTCGTCACTCTGACTCTCATCAACATCTTCATCTACTAAGTCTTCGTCAGAGTTTGTCTTATCGTCAGGCAGTTCCTCTTTGCCTTCGCTCCCCTCCTCACTGCTACTTGCTACATTTACCATCTCAACGCTGTTTGCGTCACTCTCAGGGCTCAACTCGGTCACTTCTGCTTCTGATGCCACCTCTGATTCCGATGCAGGCCCGCTGCTGGCGGACCCCTCTGATGCATTGTCTGCCATTCTCAAGTTACATTGTGAAGTATCGGTGAAAGATTTTGTAGACTGAATCTGTCATTAAAAAagagaataaaaaaagaaaatatttaattatAGATCAAAGAGAAAACTCAAAGTAccggtaccgtattcattccaagaAGTGCCCATTAtaccccaataagcacccacccagggtattttaaatttgctaaagggtaccattaaagccatattataacattatcatacaaaatagattagcatttctttgccataaaatgttagtttttactgtcagatatatccccttttatttttgagccga of Amphiura filiformis chromosome 14, Afil_fr2py, whole genome shotgun sequence contains these proteins:
- the LOC140170161 gene encoding uncharacterized protein isoform X1 — translated: MPSKDRKRKVERQRRYADRKQIQSTKSFTDTSQCNLRMADNASEGSASSGPASESEVASEAEVTELSPESDANSVEMVNVASSSEEGSEGKEELPDDKTNSDEDLVDEDVDESQSDEESSQNDESSSQNGANSEAVDATQEDEEIMDNESKEDVDADIIEEIPEKEDDKDSVTEEPVEKEPLVNNNEPVKELSDSDSGNKDEKANATEEPVETEPSVNNIEPGKEPVDNDKEAEKEQPVTGKSSKAGKAGKKAKAKDAEPHFVRRSSRRQTQKKVCEECSTVFKEGWTKCEVCAAIDEGESDDSDEEMDCEEIDSQDSDVVCLASDGQTSKQNQHGKLLENQNTSQGSNFPRHAEFLKQFFQTV
- the LOC140170161 gene encoding uncharacterized protein isoform X2, which produces MADNASEGSASSGPASESEVASEAEVTELSPESDANSVEMVNVASSSEEGSEGKEELPDDKTNSDEDLVDEDVDESQSDEESSQNDESSSQNGANSEAVDATQEDEEIMDNESKEDVDADIIEEIPEKEDDKDSVTEEPVEKEPLVNNNEPVKELSDSDSGNKDEKANATEEPVETEPSVNNIEPGKEPVDNDKEAEKEQPVTGKSSKAGKAGKKAKAKDAEPHFVRRSSRRQTQKKVCEECSTVFKEGWTKCEVCAAIDEGESDDSDEEMDCEEIDSQDSDVVCLASDGQTSKQNQHGKLLENQNTSQGSNFPRHAEFLKQFFQTV